TCCGGCGCACGGCGTCGGCCAGCACCGTTTTCGCCACTTCGGGGGGATGTTGATGGAGGCATTTGAGATAAATGAACATGCTCAAAAAGTGCAGCATGTGCAATTCCACCAGATCGGAAAGATCGCAAAACAGCGCCGCATCGAAGTCGCGCTGGGCCTCCCGACGCGCGTTGGGCTCCAGGTGGCGGGGCGTTCCGACGATGACCGCACTGACCTTCTTGATGGGATTATAGGTTCGCCCTACCGGTACGCCGGGCACGGGAAGGTCCGGATTGCGTCGTTGGGCCTGGGCCACAAAGAAGGCCACCGAGCCGGGCTCGTCGCCGCCGGTATGTACCTCCAGCCAATGCCCGCTCCGGCTTCGCCCGCCGCAGGGGAAGATGACAAAGGAGTCGGGCTCCAGCAGAATATCGATCAGCGGCTTGAGCTGGGCGAGGGAGGGGCTGCCCTGGGCGATGTTGTAGGAGCCGCCCATTTCCGCCACCTCGTTCATATCGATGGGAATCCAGTTCCAGGGAAAGCCGCCAAAGTAATCGTCGCGCATGACGAAGCGCGTTTTCATCGTGTAATCACTGGCTTCCTGCACGGCGTAGCACACGAAGAATTGATCGTCCAGCTTGAGGTGGTTGCCGACGTAGACGGCGGGGTGCTGCTTCGGGCAGCGCTCGGTGTGGCGCACACGGATGCGGGGATCCATGCGGGTGATCTGGCGGTAGGCCACTTCCACGCGCCACCAGTGCCGCACAAAGCTGGGTCGTTTGCCCAGATGGAGGCGGTAGAGCACATAGCGGAAGAGCAGATAGAGGGTCACGGCCCAGCACCAGAGCCGGGTGAGGAGCGGGGGATTGCGGCGGCTCATCGGGACGGTCCCGGCGGGACATAAGTTTTGCCGCTCGGAAATTTACCCCCCCTGCCCCCCCGCTTGCGGGGGGGCAGGGGGGGTAGACTCCGCACGGGTATGTTATCGTCGATAGAAATTTCCAGTGCTTCCAAGGTCGGGATCATACGCTTGAAAAGTTCAAAATATATATAAGGCTAAACCTAGAACACCAGCACAGGCTCGCGAATCATCCGCTCGATGAGCGTATAGCCGTCTTCAATCAGCACATGGGTGTTGGCCGCAATCTTCTCCGAATAGGCGGTCTGGCCGTCCACGGGCACACCCGCGCCACAGAGACCGAAGGGCACCGGGCCCCCCGCGTGGGTGCGGGTCTGGATGGTCGTGTAGTGGTCGGGCGCAATGAGAATCCGCATGTCCGGGTGGCTGTCGTGATAGGCCAGGGCCGGCGCCACAATGCGCGCATCGTAGTCCTCGATGGCCTGAATCTTGAGATCGGCGCGACCCTGGTGGGCGGTCTCGTCCGGGGCTTCCAGGTGGACGTAGACGAAGTCGTGGTCCTCCAGCGCCTTTAGTCCCGCCTGGATCTTGCCTTCATAGTTCGTATCGATCCACCCCGTGGCTCCGGGTACGTCAATCACGTCGAGACCGGCGCAGACGCCGATGCCCTTCACGAGATCCACAGCGGAGATGACGGCGCCCGTGAGGCCGAAGCGATCCGCGTAGCTTTCCATTTCGGGGGCCTTGCCCTGGCCCCAAAGCCAGATTGAGGTGACCGGACGCTTGCCATCGGCGATGCGCTGTTGATTGATGGGGTGATTGTGCAGGATCTCCTGAGAGCGGGAAATCATGGCCCGGGCCATGTCGCTACCCTTGCCCTGGGGGAGCCACGCCTCCGTGGCCTGGTCGGTGATGTTGTGGGGCGGCTCGCAGCGCATGCGCACCATGTCGTCCAGCGACGCGGCAGGGGAGTCGGTGACGATAGCCAGATGGCGATAGCTTACGCCGGTGTGAAAGACCGCTGGAAATTCCTTGCCCAGGGTTTCATTTAGAATCGGGATGATCTCAGCCGCCTCTTCGGTCGCGATATGACCGGCGGTGAAGTCGCGCATCATGCCGTCTTCAATCGTGACCAGATTACACCGGTAGGCGACCTGATTGGCCGCCAGCGGTATGCCCTGATTTGCCGCTTCGATGGGCGCGCGACCGCGGAAGCTTGCCTTGGGATTGTAGCCGAAGAGAGAGAGATTACCGATGTCGCTGCCGGCGGGTAGACCATCGGGGATGGGACAGAACTGGCCCGTCATGCCACGGGCGACCAGGGCGTCCATGGCGGGGGTCTTTGCCACTTCGATGGGCGTGCGGCCGCCATATTCGGGCAGGGGCCAGTCCGCCATGCCATCGCCAAGAAGGATAAGGTATTTCACGACAATTCTCCGGTGATTTGGGGTGTTTCGGGCATGTGGGGCATACGATAGCATACGGGGCGGCGGCGGTGCATTTTTAGGCTTCAGGCTTCAGGCTGTAGGCTTCAGGCTGTAGGCTGTAGGCGTTAGGCCTGGAGTCTGGAGTCTGGAGTCTGGAGTCTTATGGGTCTTATGGGTCTTATGGGTCTTATGGGTCTTATGGGTCTTATGGGTCTTATGGGTCTTATGGGTCTTATGGGTCCTTGGGACGCGACGTGATGCATACCAGTAATTACAGCCTGCCGCCTGAATCCTCAATCATTGCGTTAGTGACCGCCGGGCGCGTAGGATCCCTTGACCAACTCAGCAGTCCCTTCTACCCCCGGAGTTCCATGTAATGCCCGATATCGATTGGTTTGACCGCGTTGCCCGCCATGGCGTTGTACTGGATGCGCGTCAGTTGGAGCAGTTGACCCAGTACGGATTCCTGTTGCGGACGTGGAGCGCTTTCACGGCGCTGGTGTCGTCGGGGAATCTGGCGGAGCTGGAGTCTCTGCATTTTGTAGACTCCCTGAGTCTGGTGGACGTGGTGCGGGGAAATGTGGCGCCGGGCGAGACGTTGCTGGATATCGGCACGGGTGGGGGCTTTCCGGCCATTCCGCTGGCGGTGGCGCTGCCGGACCGGAAGTTTGTCCTGATGGAACGGAGCGCAAAGAAGGTCTCGTTCCTGAGGAAGGTGATGGGGGCCCTGGGTCTGGGGCACGTTTCCCTCATCCATGGGAGCTTTCCGGAGGATGTGCCGGAGGAGCCGCCGGTGGCGATTACCGCCAGGGCCGTAGAGCGTGCGGATGCGATTTTGGCCGATATCGTGGATATTCTGCCGGATAATTGCGTGTTTCTCTGCCAGTCCGGCGATCCGACGGATAAAATTGACGGAAAAGTGTTCCACGTGGAACATGTGGAGGATGAATGGACCCGCAGCGGAGACCGGCGGGGCAGTCTCCATCTGGTGCGCCTCCGGGAGCAGGGCTGAAGGGCGGAATTGTTCCACGTGGAACATTCCGGGGGACGGACCCGCGCCCCAGTGATGCCGGATCGCGCAAATCATCCGGTACCGCAACGGAAGACGGACATTGGCGGCGTGTGTTCGATGCGTGGGCCTGTCCCGGTGGAGGTGTGGGAGCGCGAAGTGCAGCAAGACACCCATCTTCCAGGACCCTTATTGTGAACGCCCACGTCGCGACCTTACATCCTCGGGGACATGCCGCCGCCTCCGGGCGCCCGTCTTCGACCCGGTAGCGCGAGGTTGTGCCTGGGGTGCTTCTCTTGACCTGGCGGGCTTGCGGCGGTACGTCCCTCGGGACGGACCCGCGCCCCTGTCTGCGGCGAGGGCCGAAATCGTTGCAAGCTGTTGCCAAGGTAGTGTGACGTGTATGACAATGCGTGTTGGAGCCGGGCGGTCTTCTCGGCGGCATCGGGGTCAAATCACGTTTGAACGGGCTTTCGACGCGTTGTTTTTCCCTTTCCGTGAACTTCCGTGCCCTTCCGTGGTCAAAAGCGAACATAGACCACGGAAGGGCGCGGAAGTTCACGGAAAGGGAAGTGCAGGGGCACATGCATTGCTATATGCCGCCATGCAAGCTGTACTGTTATAGTGTGTTTTCGGACAGATTGTCACAGAACGGAGGTTCTTATTGGGGCTTCTGCCGCGAACCGTCCTAGCTGTGGAGCAGCTCGACGCAGGTGTCGTACACCATTTCCGGGGTGATCTTGCGGAAAAGTTCGTCCGCATTCGCGCGGTCGATGCTC
This sequence is a window from Candidatus Hydrogenedentota bacterium. Protein-coding genes within it:
- a CDS encoding 1-acyl-sn-glycerol-3-phosphate acyltransferase; amino-acid sequence: MSRRNPPLLTRLWCWAVTLYLLFRYVLYRLHLGKRPSFVRHWWRVEVAYRQITRMDPRIRVRHTERCPKQHPAVYVGNHLKLDDQFFVCYAVQEASDYTMKTRFVMRDDYFGGFPWNWIPIDMNEVAEMGGSYNIAQGSPSLAQLKPLIDILLEPDSFVIFPCGGRSRSGHWLEVHTGGDEPGSVAFFVAQAQRRNPDLPVPGVPVGRTYNPIKKVSAVIVGTPRHLEPNARREAQRDFDAALFCDLSDLVELHMLHFLSMFIYLKCLHQHPPEVAKTVLADAVRRMRDALRHRYLDPALDSDFDRDLRDALDYLRRQRILNLRGDRILLDPATVLACPEMDTRYRTVNPVKYHVNQILHLADVVARCEREVLSPSR
- a CDS encoding cofactor-independent phosphoglycerate mutase produces the protein MKYLILLGDGMADWPLPEYGGRTPIEVAKTPAMDALVARGMTGQFCPIPDGLPAGSDIGNLSLFGYNPKASFRGRAPIEAANQGIPLAANQVAYRCNLVTIEDGMMRDFTAGHIATEEAAEIIPILNETLGKEFPAVFHTGVSYRHLAIVTDSPAASLDDMVRMRCEPPHNITDQATEAWLPQGKGSDMARAMISRSQEILHNHPINQQRIADGKRPVTSIWLWGQGKAPEMESYADRFGLTGAVISAVDLVKGIGVCAGLDVIDVPGATGWIDTNYEGKIQAGLKALEDHDFVYVHLEAPDETAHQGRADLKIQAIEDYDARIVAPALAYHDSHPDMRILIAPDHYTTIQTRTHAGGPVPFGLCGAGVPVDGQTAYSEKIAANTHVLIEDGYTLIERMIREPVLVF
- a CDS encoding class I SAM-dependent methyltransferase; this translates as MPDIDWFDRVARHGVVLDARQLEQLTQYGFLLRTWSAFTALVSSGNLAELESLHFVDSLSLVDVVRGNVAPGETLLDIGTGGGFPAIPLAVALPDRKFVLMERSAKKVSFLRKVMGALGLGHVSLIHGSFPEDVPEEPPVAITARAVERADAILADIVDILPDNCVFLCQSGDPTDKIDGKVFHVEHVEDEWTRSGDRRGSLHLVRLREQG